From the genome of Gracilibacillus salitolerans, one region includes:
- the ligA gene encoding NAD-dependent DNA ligase LigA, translated as MTEQEARQKLDTLRDELNEYNYQYHVLDNPSVSDAEYDAKMKELKAMEAEFPDLVTPDSPSQRIGGEPLDAFEKVTHRVPMLSLGNAFNEEELKDFDRRVREGLETDNVTYVCELKIDGLAISLRYQDGLFVQGATRGDGTTGEDITSNLKTIRSIPLRIKDRSPIEVRGEAFMPQKAFVSLNEAREKNEEEPFANPRNAAAGSLRQLDPKIAAKRHLDIFLYAVGEWESGSLETHSERLTYLQELGFKTNPEWRKCKDIDEVIQYVEEWVEKRASLSYDIDGIVIKVDNLEAQEQLGFTAKSPRWAVAYKFPAEEAVTKLTDIELSVGRTGVITPTAILDPVKVAGTTVQRASLHNEDLIQEKDIRIGDTVVIKKAGDIIPEVVRVVEDMRTEKQQPFAMPEACPSCGDELVRLEEEVALRCINPNCPAQLKEGLIHFVSRLAMNIDGLGEKVVEQLFQAEYIHTIADLYRLEREELLKLERMGEKSVENLLTAIENSKGNSLERVLFGLGIRYVGSKAARTLAAHFETIDHLQQASFEDIVAVDEIGDKMADSIVHYFEDDQVKQLISELKDLGLNLTYKGPKVSEAAADSPFSGKTVVLTGKLAIYTRQEAKQQIEALGGNVTGSVSKKTDLLIAGEDAGSKLAKAKKLDVEVWDEAKLQEVLEEEA; from the coding sequence ATGACAGAGCAAGAAGCGCGTCAAAAATTAGACACTTTAAGAGATGAATTAAATGAATATAACTATCAATACCATGTGTTAGATAATCCAAGTGTATCAGATGCTGAATATGATGCGAAAATGAAGGAACTTAAAGCAATGGAAGCTGAATTTCCTGACTTAGTTACACCCGACTCCCCTTCACAACGCATTGGTGGAGAGCCATTAGATGCATTTGAGAAAGTAACCCATCGTGTACCGATGTTGAGTCTAGGCAATGCTTTTAATGAAGAAGAGTTAAAAGATTTTGATCGCCGCGTACGGGAAGGGTTAGAAACCGATAACGTCACCTATGTTTGTGAATTAAAAATCGATGGCCTTGCGATTTCACTGCGTTATCAAGATGGCCTTTTTGTGCAAGGTGCGACTCGTGGTGACGGAACTACTGGTGAGGATATTACCAGTAACTTGAAAACGATAAGAAGTATTCCATTGAGAATTAAGGACAGGTCCCCGATTGAGGTTCGAGGGGAAGCATTTATGCCGCAGAAAGCATTTGTCTCTTTAAATGAAGCACGCGAGAAAAATGAAGAAGAACCGTTTGCCAATCCGAGAAATGCAGCGGCAGGCTCATTGCGTCAACTTGATCCTAAAATTGCGGCCAAACGTCATTTAGATATTTTCTTATATGCGGTAGGGGAATGGGAATCTGGTTCGTTGGAAACCCATAGTGAACGTCTAACCTATCTACAAGAGTTAGGTTTTAAAACCAATCCAGAATGGCGAAAATGCAAGGATATTGACGAAGTAATCCAATATGTAGAAGAATGGGTAGAAAAAAGAGCATCTCTTTCCTATGATATTGATGGCATTGTCATAAAGGTTGATAATCTTGAAGCTCAGGAGCAACTTGGTTTTACTGCGAAAAGCCCGCGCTGGGCAGTCGCTTATAAATTTCCAGCAGAAGAGGCCGTTACCAAGCTTACCGATATTGAATTAAGTGTTGGCAGAACAGGTGTTATCACACCAACTGCTATATTGGATCCGGTTAAAGTGGCTGGCACTACCGTACAAAGAGCATCACTTCACAATGAAGATTTAATCCAAGAAAAAGATATCCGTATAGGCGATACAGTAGTGATCAAGAAAGCCGGCGATATCATACCTGAAGTGGTCCGTGTTGTCGAAGATATGCGAACAGAAAAGCAGCAGCCTTTTGCCATGCCGGAAGCATGTCCGTCTTGTGGGGATGAGCTCGTTCGTTTAGAAGAGGAAGTTGCTTTACGTTGTATAAACCCGAACTGTCCGGCACAGTTAAAGGAAGGTCTGATTCACTTTGTATCGAGACTTGCGATGAACATTGACGGACTCGGTGAGAAAGTAGTCGAGCAACTCTTCCAGGCTGAATATATTCATACAATCGCCGATCTTTATCGATTAGAGCGCGAAGAATTATTAAAACTGGAGCGCATGGGTGAAAAGTCGGTGGAAAACTTGTTAACTGCCATTGAAAATTCAAAGGGAAACTCTCTGGAACGAGTGCTTTTTGGCCTTGGCATTCGCTATGTTGGTTCGAAAGCTGCAAGAACATTAGCAGCTCATTTTGAAACAATTGATCACTTACAGCAAGCGAGTTTTGAAGACATAGTAGCGGTTGATGAAATTGGCGATAAAATGGCAGATTCGATTGTTCATTATTTTGAAGATGATCAAGTGAAACAGCTTATTTCTGAGTTGAAAGATTTAGGCTTAAACCTTACTTACAAAGGACCCAAAGTAAGTGAAGCGGCAGCAGATAGTCCGTTTTCAGGCAAGACGGTTGTTTTAACAGGTAAATTAGCAATCTATACTAGACAAGAAGCGAAGCAACAAATCGAAGCACTTGGCGGTAATGTTACTGGAAGTGTAAGTAAAAAGACAGACTTACTGATTGCAGGGGAAGATGCCGGATCTAAATTAGCTAAGGCGAAAAAATTAGATGTCGAAGTATGGGATGAAGCAAAACTCCAAGAAGTATTAGAGGAGGAAGCATAA
- a CDS encoding CamS family sex pheromone protein, with translation MKKTVAGLFIIVFVLAGCAPDFGDEQEEAVIDESMDDSLSETAIIPKYNLDEENYRVLIDSNLSQARGVITNQVANRLDIDELEEGLRRHSMEVYDPDTYYFQEGQYLTDDILYKWLDRYDEEDNPQGLNPEADESKEDEELREEEEDNPKYLSHILEQNYLRKTEDDSVELAGISIGIAMKSVYRFQTDIGEPYLYEDISEKEMLSEANEIAEEVVQRIREMEGIGNVPIMLSIFREESQSSLVPGNFVAKTNVAGDSSSVGEWQDINEENVLFPSNYGKNTYPDVWATLVDFESDIGSYFPNYVSVIGKGFFRNGELRKLTVEIPVSFYGKSELIGFTQYAYGLVLSGFPSDYQLEVNITSGDKQEALIVRDAGEEEGFVHIYR, from the coding sequence ATGAAAAAAACTGTAGCAGGCCTCTTCATTATCGTTTTTGTTTTAGCAGGGTGTGCACCGGATTTTGGTGATGAACAGGAAGAAGCAGTAATCGATGAAAGTATGGATGATTCATTATCAGAAACTGCGATTATTCCAAAATATAATTTAGACGAAGAAAATTATCGAGTATTAATTGACTCTAATTTAAGCCAAGCAAGAGGTGTGATTACGAACCAAGTGGCCAATCGACTAGATATTGATGAATTAGAGGAAGGATTACGTCGTCACTCGATGGAAGTATATGATCCGGATACTTATTACTTTCAAGAAGGTCAATATTTGACTGATGACATATTATATAAATGGTTAGATCGCTATGATGAAGAGGATAATCCACAGGGATTGAACCCAGAAGCAGATGAATCTAAAGAAGATGAAGAGTTGAGAGAAGAAGAAGAAGACAATCCTAAATACTTGTCACACATTTTAGAACAAAATTATTTAAGAAAGACAGAAGATGATTCTGTTGAGTTAGCAGGAATTTCGATCGGAATTGCGATGAAATCTGTTTACCGTTTTCAGACAGATATAGGTGAGCCATATTTATATGAGGATATCTCAGAGAAAGAGATGCTGAGTGAGGCTAATGAAATAGCAGAGGAAGTCGTACAACGAATTCGTGAAATGGAAGGAATAGGAAATGTACCGATTATGCTATCGATCTTCCGAGAAGAGTCACAAAGTTCCCTTGTCCCAGGTAACTTTGTTGCTAAGACAAATGTTGCTGGTGACAGTTCATCTGTTGGCGAGTGGCAAGACATAAATGAAGAGAATGTCTTGTTCCCGTCTAATTATGGAAAAAATACCTATCCGGATGTATGGGCGACATTAGTTGATTTTGAATCAGATATCGGCTCATATTTTCCAAACTATGTGAGTGTAATCGGAAAAGGCTTTTTCCGAAATGGTGAGCTGCGTAAATTAACAGTGGAAATTCCTGTATCATTTTACGGAAAGTCAGAATTAATTGGTTTTACCCAATATGCCTATGGACTCGTCTTATCAGGCTTTCCTAGCGACTATCAATTAGAAGTAAATATTACTTCAGGTGATAAACAGGAAGCCTTAATTGTAAGAGATGCCGGAGAAGAAGAAGGATTTGTTCATATATACCGTTAA
- the gatC gene encoding Asp-tRNA(Asn)/Glu-tRNA(Gln) amidotransferase subunit GatC, with protein MAEISKEQVKHVANLARLALKDEEVETFTQQLGDIINYAELLNELDTDNVKPTTHVLDLKNVMRKDEPKEWIKKEDALKNAPDQKDGQFRVPSILE; from the coding sequence ATGGCAGAAATCTCAAAAGAACAAGTGAAGCACGTTGCAAATCTAGCACGACTAGCTTTAAAAGATGAAGAAGTAGAAACATTCACCCAGCAATTGGGAGATATCATCAATTACGCGGAGCTCTTAAACGAGTTGGATACCGATAACGTCAAGCCAACAACACACGTATTAGACTTGAAAAATGTAATGCGTAAAGATGAACCAAAAGAATGGATTAAGAAAGAAGATGCATTAAAGAATGCACCAGATCAAAAAGATGGTCAATTCCGTGTGCCATCAATTCTTGAATAA
- the gatA gene encoding Asp-tRNA(Asn)/Glu-tRNA(Gln) amidotransferase subunit GatA, whose protein sequence is MSLFDYTLKELQEKLHNKEITVSDLVEASYNRINEVDDQVKAFLTLNEEEAKKQAKELDEKLGSDASILYGMPIGIKDNIVTKGLRTTCASQILDNLNDPLYDATVIQKLNTENTVNIGKLNMDEFAMGSSTENSSYENTRNPWNTEYVPGGSSGGSAAAVAAGEVFFSLGSDTGGSIRQPAAFCGVVGMKPTYGLVSRFGLVAFASSLDQIGPITRTVEDNAHLLQAIVGHDNMDSTSANVDIPNYSDAFKEDVKGLRIAVPKEYLQEGVDPEVKETVLAALKQYEELGATWEEVSLPHSKYAVAAYYLLASSEASANLARFDGVRYGKRTEKNVDMIDMFKESRAEGFGDEVKRRIMLGTFALSSGYYDAYYKKAQKVRTLIKNDFEKIFDEFDVVVGPTTPTPAYKVGEKIDDPLTMYTDDVLTTPVNLAGLPGMSIPCGFSSAGLPIGLQIIGRHFDESTIYRTAYAYEQATDHHKKRPNLGGDQ, encoded by the coding sequence TTGTCACTTTTTGATTACACGTTAAAAGAATTACAAGAAAAGCTACATAATAAAGAAATTACCGTTAGTGATCTTGTGGAAGCTTCATATAACCGTATTAATGAAGTGGATGATCAAGTCAAAGCTTTTTTGACATTAAATGAAGAAGAAGCAAAAAAACAAGCGAAAGAATTAGACGAAAAATTAGGTTCTGATGCATCGATTTTATACGGGATGCCGATTGGAATTAAAGATAATATCGTAACAAAGGGATTGCGTACTACTTGTGCGAGTCAAATCCTTGATAACTTGAATGACCCTTTGTATGACGCTACTGTTATCCAAAAATTAAACACAGAAAACACGGTTAACATCGGGAAATTAAACATGGACGAGTTTGCAATGGGTTCTTCAACAGAGAATTCCAGTTATGAAAATACCCGTAATCCTTGGAATACGGAATATGTTCCTGGTGGTTCCAGTGGTGGTTCGGCAGCAGCTGTAGCAGCAGGAGAAGTATTCTTCTCACTAGGTTCTGATACAGGTGGTTCAATTCGCCAACCAGCAGCATTCTGTGGTGTGGTTGGAATGAAACCTACATATGGTCTTGTATCTCGTTTTGGACTTGTTGCGTTCGCATCATCACTTGATCAAATTGGACCAATTACAAGAACAGTAGAAGACAATGCTCACTTATTACAAGCAATTGTTGGTCATGACAACATGGATTCCACTTCTGCTAATGTAGATATTCCAAACTATAGTGATGCATTTAAAGAAGATGTGAAAGGCTTACGCATTGCGGTACCGAAAGAGTATTTACAAGAAGGGGTTGACCCAGAAGTAAAAGAAACAGTACTTGCAGCGTTAAAACAATATGAAGAATTAGGTGCAACATGGGAAGAAGTATCTTTACCACACTCTAAATATGCAGTTGCAGCCTATTACTTGCTGGCATCGTCAGAAGCAAGTGCCAACTTAGCACGATTTGATGGCGTTCGTTATGGTAAACGTACGGAGAAAAACGTTGACATGATTGATATGTTCAAAGAATCTCGTGCAGAAGGCTTTGGTGACGAAGTAAAACGTCGTATTATGCTTGGTACATTTGCATTAAGCTCTGGTTATTACGATGCTTACTATAAAAAAGCACAAAAAGTACGTACACTGATTAAAAATGACTTCGAAAAAATCTTTGATGAGTTTGATGTAGTGGTTGGGCCAACAACACCAACACCAGCATACAAAGTCGGTGAAAAAATCGATGATCCATTAACCATGTATACTGATGATGTCCTAACGACACCAGTAAACCTTGCTGGATTGCCAGGTATGTCTATACCTTGTGGATTCTCCAGTGCCGGCTTGCCAATTGGTTTGCAAATCATCGGTAGACACTTTGATGAATCAACGATCTATCGTACGGCATATGCCTACGAGCAAGCAACGGATCATCATAAGAAACGTCCTAATTTAGGAGGTGACCAATAA
- the gatB gene encoding Asp-tRNA(Asn)/Glu-tRNA(Gln) amidotransferase subunit GatB, whose protein sequence is MTNFETVIGLEVHVELKTASKIFSPSPNAFGSEPNANVNPIDLGYPGVLPVLNEEAVNYAMKASMAINCDIATDTKFDRKNYFYPDNPKAYQISQFDQPIGENGWIEIEVNGEKKKIGITRLHLEEDAGKLTHGDDGYSLVDYNRQGTPLVEIVSEPDIRTPEEAYAYLEKLKNIIQYTGVSDCKMEEGSLRCDANISIRPVGQEEFGTKTELKNLNSFSFVQKGLEFEEKRQREVLLNGGEILQETRRYDEQKKETILMRVKEGSDDYRYFPEPDLVPLYIDEEWKERIRAEIPELPDARRERYVKDLDLPAYDAGVITSTKEMSDFFEETIEAGADAKQASNWLMGEVSAYMNKQQVEIQDLKMKPAALAKMIQLIEDGTISSKMAKKVFAELVENGGDPEKIVKEKGLVQISDEGQLREIITGILDENEQSIIDFKNGKDKALGFLVGQTMKATKGQANPPMVNKIIKEEIEKR, encoded by the coding sequence ATGACAAATTTTGAAACAGTTATTGGTTTAGAGGTACACGTCGAATTAAAAACAGCGTCAAAAATCTTCAGTCCAAGTCCTAATGCCTTTGGTTCAGAGCCAAACGCTAACGTAAACCCGATCGACTTAGGATATCCAGGTGTGTTACCTGTATTAAATGAAGAAGCAGTAAACTATGCGATGAAAGCATCAATGGCGATCAACTGTGATATCGCAACAGATACAAAGTTCGACCGTAAAAACTATTTCTATCCAGACAACCCGAAAGCTTACCAAATCTCGCAATTTGATCAACCAATCGGGGAAAATGGCTGGATTGAAATCGAGGTAAATGGTGAGAAGAAAAAAATCGGAATCACTCGTCTTCACTTAGAGGAAGACGCAGGGAAATTAACACACGGTGATGATGGCTATTCGTTAGTAGATTATAACCGTCAAGGTACGCCGCTTGTCGAAATCGTCTCAGAACCAGATATTCGCACACCAGAAGAAGCATATGCTTATTTGGAAAAATTAAAAAATATCATCCAGTATACAGGTGTGTCAGACTGTAAGATGGAAGAAGGATCTCTGCGTTGTGACGCCAATATTTCGATTCGTCCAGTTGGCCAAGAGGAATTCGGTACAAAAACAGAATTGAAAAACTTAAACTCTTTCTCTTTTGTGCAAAAAGGGTTGGAATTCGAAGAAAAACGTCAACGTGAAGTACTACTAAATGGCGGTGAAATCCTTCAGGAAACGCGTCGTTATGATGAGCAAAAGAAAGAAACGATTCTCATGCGAGTTAAAGAAGGTTCTGACGACTATCGTTATTTCCCGGAACCAGATCTTGTTCCACTGTATATTGATGAGGAATGGAAAGAACGCATTCGTGCAGAAATTCCTGAATTACCAGATGCTCGACGTGAGCGTTATGTAAAAGATTTAGACTTGCCAGCTTATGATGCAGGTGTAATCACAAGCACAAAAGAAATGTCCGACTTCTTTGAAGAGACCATTGAGGCGGGCGCAGATGCCAAGCAAGCGTCCAATTGGCTGATGGGTGAAGTATCAGCTTATATGAATAAACAACAAGTCGAAATCCAAGATTTAAAAATGAAACCAGCTGCCCTTGCGAAAATGATACAGCTTATCGAAGATGGTACGATCTCTTCCAAGATGGCGAAGAAAGTCTTCGCAGAGTTAGTTGAAAATGGTGGAGATCCAGAAAAAATCGTCAAAGAGAAAGGTCTAGTACAAATCTCAGACGAAGGTCAACTTCGCGAGATTATTACGGGAATCCTTGACGAAAACGAACAATCGATCATCGATTTCAAAAATGGTAAAGACAAAGCACTCGGCTTCCTTGTTGGTCAAACAATGAAAGCAACAAAAGGACAAGCCAATCCACCGATGGTAAACAAAATCATCAAAGAAGAAATCGAAAAGCGATAA
- a CDS encoding diacylglycerol kinase — MKRARIIYNPTSGREAFKKELPEVLRRFEVAGYETSAHATTCEGDATNAAKIAVDRKFDLIIAAGGDGTINEVIHGMAEQEYRPKLAIIPVGTTNDFARALGIPREIQKAVSVILEHNTRRLDIGKVNDHYFMNIAGGGKLTELTYEVPSKLKTMLGQLAYYLKGIEMLPSLKPTKVQIEYDGKWFDDEIMLFLVSNTNSVGGFEKIAPGAKMDDGYFDLVILRKTNLAEFVRIASLATKGAHLEDKNIFYTRANRIKVHTEEKMQLNLDGEYGGLLPGEFENLYQHIEFFVSEEFIEKQVKIEKAESTRLE; from the coding sequence ATGAAACGTGCACGCATTATCTATAATCCTACGTCTGGTCGTGAGGCTTTCAAAAAAGAGCTGCCAGAGGTTTTAAGGCGCTTTGAAGTAGCAGGATATGAAACATCTGCCCATGCGACTACATGTGAAGGTGATGCGACAAATGCTGCGAAAATTGCGGTAGACCGTAAATTTGATTTGATAATTGCTGCAGGTGGAGATGGAACCATTAATGAAGTCATACATGGTATGGCAGAGCAGGAATATCGACCAAAGCTAGCGATTATTCCAGTTGGAACAACCAATGACTTCGCAAGAGCATTAGGGATACCCCGTGAGATCCAGAAAGCCGTTAGTGTGATTCTTGAGCATAATACCCGCAGGCTTGATATTGGTAAAGTAAATGATCATTATTTCATGAATATAGCAGGTGGCGGAAAGTTAACCGAGTTAACCTATGAAGTACCCAGCAAATTAAAAACGATGCTCGGTCAACTCGCGTATTATTTGAAGGGTATTGAAATGCTCCCATCTTTGAAGCCAACAAAAGTTCAAATCGAGTATGATGGCAAATGGTTTGACGACGAGATCATGCTTTTCCTTGTCTCTAATACGAACTCTGTAGGCGGTTTTGAGAAGATTGCACCTGGAGCTAAAATGGATGATGGTTATTTTGATTTAGTCATTCTACGCAAAACGAATCTAGCCGAATTTGTTCGTATTGCCAGCCTTGCGACAAAAGGTGCACACTTAGAGGATAAAAATATCTTTTATACGAGAGCAAACCGGATTAAAGTCCATACAGAAGAAAAAATGCAGCTTAATTTAGATGGAGAGTACGGTGGTCTGTTACCAGGTGAATTTGAAAACCTCTATCAACATATTGAATTTTTCGTTTCCGAGGAATTTATCGAAAAACAAGTAAAAATTGAAAAAGCGGAGAGCACCCGCTTAGAATAA
- the rlmD gene encoding 23S rRNA (uracil(1939)-C(5))-methyltransferase RlmD, which yields MTKTAPPVEKNQTIELTFEDITHEGAGVGKIGGYPLFVPYGLPGETAEVKVIKVKKNFGFGRLIEVKEESEDRVKPPCNVYYKCGGCQLQHMSYEMQLEMKRNQVQSALKKIAHIENIPIHPTIGMDDPWRYRNKVQIPVGSKNGELITGFYRKRSHEIIDDMARCIITDEVNDRMVEAVREIANRLGIPHYDEKNNRGILRHIMVRSGQETKQTMVVLVTRKEKVNGLDTLIKEITETNPHVKSVVQNINPERTNVILGNKTKVLWGEEYIYDQIGDIKFAISAKSFYQVNPPQTKKLYDQALEYANLSGNETVIDAYCGIGTISLFLAKKAKKVYGVEIVPEAVSDAKENAKLNHIDNAEFFVGQAEKVMPWWRAQGLQPDVIVVDPPRKGCDEALLEAMLEMKPKRIVYVSCNPSTLARDLRILEDGGYETKEAQPVDMFPQTTHVETVAEIVLKV from the coding sequence ATGACAAAAACAGCCCCGCCTGTAGAGAAAAATCAAACAATCGAATTAACATTTGAAGATATTACGCACGAAGGTGCTGGAGTCGGTAAGATAGGTGGCTATCCACTTTTTGTTCCTTATGGATTACCTGGTGAAACAGCTGAAGTGAAAGTAATAAAGGTCAAAAAGAACTTCGGATTCGGTCGATTAATAGAAGTAAAAGAAGAAAGTGAAGATCGTGTCAAACCACCATGTAATGTGTATTATAAATGTGGTGGTTGTCAACTGCAGCATATGAGTTATGAAATGCAGCTCGAAATGAAACGAAATCAAGTACAAAGCGCTCTGAAAAAGATCGCTCACATTGAAAATATTCCGATTCATCCAACGATCGGTATGGATGATCCTTGGCGATACCGGAATAAGGTTCAAATACCAGTAGGATCGAAAAATGGTGAATTAATTACTGGATTTTATCGAAAAAGAAGTCATGAAATTATTGATGATATGGCCCGCTGCATCATCACTGATGAGGTCAATGACCGCATGGTTGAGGCGGTGCGTGAAATTGCCAATCGGTTAGGTATCCCTCATTATGATGAGAAAAATAACCGTGGTATTTTACGTCATATTATGGTGAGGTCTGGTCAAGAAACAAAGCAGACGATGGTTGTATTAGTAACAAGAAAAGAAAAAGTAAATGGGTTAGATACACTGATCAAGGAAATAACCGAAACGAATCCTCATGTTAAATCGGTCGTGCAAAATATTAACCCAGAACGTACGAACGTTATTCTCGGAAATAAAACGAAAGTACTTTGGGGGGAAGAATATATTTACGATCAGATTGGAGATATCAAGTTTGCCATATCTGCTAAATCATTCTATCAAGTAAACCCGCCACAAACGAAAAAGTTATATGACCAAGCGTTAGAATATGCAAATCTTTCAGGAAATGAAACAGTGATTGATGCCTACTGTGGTATTGGAACAATCTCGTTATTTTTGGCAAAAAAGGCGAAAAAGGTATACGGTGTGGAAATCGTACCAGAAGCAGTAAGTGATGCCAAAGAAAATGCTAAACTAAATCACATTGACAACGCAGAATTCTTTGTAGGACAAGCGGAGAAGGTAATGCCATGGTGGCGAGCACAAGGCCTGCAGCCAGATGTTATTGTCGTAGACCCACCAAGAAAAGGTTGTGATGAAGCATTACTGGAAGCAATGTTGGAAATGAAACCAAAACGAATTGTTTATGTATCTTGTAATCCATCTACTTTAGCAAGAGATTTACGGATATTAGAGGATGGAGGATATGAGACTAAAGAAGCGCAACCAGTTGATATGTTTCCTCAGACGACGCACGTGGAGACGGTTGCGGAGATAGTGTTGAAAGTGTAA
- a CDS encoding pyridoxal phosphate-dependent decarboxylase family protein yields the protein MVAKANVLERLNADMETQNFSRYFLNTDQESVALYQQVMQQAQTALVNQFSTNQKPYSGLNYQELNVLLSRTFQEVVPENPVHVNQLMSDIGEVLIKNSVVVTNPLCIAHLHCPPLSVALAAEALISGTNQSMDSWDQSSAATMLEQKVVNWLTQAFLQNDKADGVFTSGGTQSNFMGLLLARDRYLFKRFNWNTQKQGLPPQAHKLRIFCSKDAHFTVKQSAFLLGLGEQAVIPIETDHNHRMCLRDLDQRLRDAEEQDLSPFVLVATAGTTDFGSIDPLSELASRAKKHHMWFHVDAAYGGALILSDRYRDKLKGIELGDSITVDFHKLFYQPISCGAFLLKDQSNFNFIKQNADYLNPEDDEETGIPNLVTKSIQTTRRFDSLKLFMSLQSLGRKKFAEMIDYTMDLAKETAMLIEEDKQLELVNVPEMNAVVFRYVHQINGKKVDKINTFIRTRLIEKGDAILARTRVQGRAFLKLTLLNPQTTMKDIRLIINQVKKIGGECEYNGNH from the coding sequence ATGGTAGCCAAAGCAAATGTTTTAGAGCGTCTAAACGCTGATATGGAAACACAAAACTTTAGCCGCTATTTTTTAAATACAGATCAAGAAAGTGTTGCTCTTTATCAACAGGTGATGCAACAGGCACAAACAGCATTAGTTAATCAATTCTCTACAAATCAAAAACCATACAGTGGCTTAAATTATCAGGAACTTAACGTTCTTTTAAGCAGGACATTCCAGGAAGTTGTTCCAGAAAATCCTGTACATGTGAATCAATTAATGAGTGACATCGGGGAAGTGCTTATCAAAAATTCGGTCGTTGTTACGAATCCCTTATGTATCGCTCATCTTCATTGTCCACCATTAAGTGTAGCTTTAGCTGCTGAAGCTTTAATAAGTGGAACAAATCAATCGATGGATTCATGGGACCAAAGTTCAGCTGCGACTATGTTAGAACAAAAAGTGGTGAACTGGTTAACTCAAGCATTTTTACAGAATGACAAAGCCGATGGTGTTTTTACCAGTGGAGGTACACAATCCAATTTTATGGGATTACTACTCGCACGTGATCGCTATCTTTTTAAGCGATTTAATTGGAATACACAAAAGCAGGGCTTACCACCCCAAGCTCATAAATTAAGAATCTTTTGCTCTAAGGATGCTCATTTTACTGTAAAACAATCGGCTTTTTTGCTCGGTTTAGGAGAACAGGCTGTTATCCCGATAGAGACAGATCATAATCATCGAATGTGCTTAAGGGATTTGGATCAACGACTAAGAGATGCGGAGGAACAGGATTTGTCACCTTTTGTACTAGTCGCAACTGCTGGGACAACAGATTTTGGCAGCATCGATCCTCTGTCTGAATTAGCAAGCCGTGCCAAGAAACATCACATGTGGTTTCACGTTGATGCAGCTTATGGTGGTGCGCTTATCTTAAGTGACCGTTATCGAGATAAACTAAAAGGTATTGAATTAGGGGACTCCATAACCGTTGATTTCCATAAATTATTTTATCAACCAATTAGTTGCGGAGCTTTTCTACTAAAGGATCAATCAAACTTTAATTTTATTAAACAGAATGCAGATTATTTAAATCCTGAAGACGATGAGGAAACAGGCATCCCAAATCTAGTTACGAAGTCGATCCAAACAACCAGGCGATTTGATTCATTAAAATTGTTTATGTCCTTGCAGTCTTTAGGGAGAAAAAAATTTGCTGAAATGATTGACTACACCATGGATTTAGCGAAGGAGACTGCAATGCTAATCGAAGAAGATAAACAATTGGAGTTGGTTAATGTTCCTGAGATGAATGCAGTTGTTTTTCGATATGTTCATCAAATAAACGGTAAAAAGGTTGATAAAATCAATACGTTTATTCGTACGAGATTAATAGAAAAGGGGGACGCTATATTGGCTAGGACTCGAGTACAAGGACGTGCTTTCTTAAAACTAACATTGTTAAACCCTCAGACAACAATGAAAGACATAAGATTAATAATAAATCAAGTAAAAAAAATAGGAGGAGAGTGTGAATACAATGGTAACCACTAA